One Myotis daubentonii chromosome 3, mMyoDau2.1, whole genome shotgun sequence genomic window carries:
- the CRYGS gene encoding gamma-crystallin S yields MTKQMFDLKPSQYKCLCASNSESIPGFQHWRNPSKMSKTGTKITFYEDKKFQGRHYDCDCDCADFHMYLNHCNSIRVEGGTWAVYERPNFAGYMYILPRGEYPEYQHWMGLNDRLGSCRAVHLSSGGQYKIQIFEKGDFNGQMYETTEDCPSIMEQFHMREVHSCKVLEGAWIFYELPNYRGRQYLLDKKEYRKPIEWGAASPAVQSFRRVVE; encoded by the exons ATGACCAAGCAAATGTTTGACTTGAAACCATCCCAGTATAAATGTCTCTGTGCCTCTAACTCTGAATCTATTCCTGGATTTCAGCACTGGAGAAACCCATCAAAAATGTCTAAAACTGGAACAAAG ATTACTTTCTATGAAGACAAAAAATTTCAAGGCCGCCACTATGACTGTGATTGCGACTGTGCAGATTTCCACATGTACCTGAATCACTGCAACTCCATTAGAGTGGAAGGAGGCACCTGGGCTGTGTATGAAAGGCCCAACTTTGCTGGGTACATGTACATCTTACCTCGGGGCGAGTACCCGGAATACCAGCATTGGATGGGCCTCAACGATCGCCTGGGCTCCTGCAGGGCTGTTCATCTG TCTAGTGGAGGCCAGTATAAGATTCAGATCTTTGAGAAAGGGGATTTTAATGGTCAGATGTATGAAACCACTGAAGACTGTCCTTCCATCATGGAGCAGTTTCACATGCGAGAGGTCCACTCCTGTAAGGTGCTTGAGGGTGCCTGGATTTTCTACGAGCTACCCAACTATCGCGGCAGGCAGTACCTTCTGGACAAGAAGGAGTACCGGAAGCCCATCGAATGGGGTGCAGCTTCCCCAGCTGTCCAGTCTTTCCGCCGCGTTGTAGAGTAA